The proteins below come from a single Oxyura jamaicensis isolate SHBP4307 breed ruddy duck chromosome 1, BPBGC_Ojam_1.0, whole genome shotgun sequence genomic window:
- the ATP5PF gene encoding ATP synthase-coupling factor 6, mitochondrial has protein sequence MVLRQLLRVPALLRAAVGLQLRRNVGLSAVAFNKAKELDPVQKLFLDKIREYNTKSKQAGGPVDVGPEFQKDMNESLARLQRMYGEGDLTKFPEFKFEEPNFEETPK, from the exons ATGGTTCTGCGCCAGCTGCTGCGCGTCCCGGCCCTCCTGCGCGCCGCCGTCGGGCTGCAGCTGCGGAGGAACGTGGGGCTCTCGGCCGTGGCCTTCAACAAGGCGAAGGAGCTCGACCCGGTGCAGAAGCTGTTCCTGGACAAGATCCGGGAGTACAACACGAAGAGCAA gcaagcTGGAGGGCCTGTTGATGTAGGCCCTGAATTTCAGAAAGACATGAACGAATCGCTTGCTAGACTTCAACGGATGTATGGTGAGGGAGATCTAACCAAGTTCCCAGAATTTAAATTTGAGG